The Primulina eburnea isolate SZY01 chromosome 8, ASM2296580v1, whole genome shotgun sequence genome contains a region encoding:
- the LOC140840264 gene encoding uncharacterized protein, translating into MMSQSVKTTVREEMVKIEFKSFSLQLVYGGSMIRWCERTRNASYILVLDREESRWVSSILRLLILEPQSSVDFNRFRGRSATIIAQRFVNRRGRFLEISRYSSTGKKQNIIVPIGLKALGWMRISDILIKLLSGKSQILVQEPKVYGKAINRDKATQKTVQKEDRNLSQEATKVSEVSDWQISERDWNGAIIITKGRVNVLWSQVEMVLGKDVKRRIEVHPFQANKAVWWPQDSKELSHYIKLRRGFFDYGVALDFAEWRPDINAADSVIKCCNSWIKVSGLPWNLWTLDNFKAIGSLCGGLLEVSIDTRRLRDLGAAKIKVKGNRDGFIRNSLSIPLNGVITEIRISTQTFDSEAYEIYAKQTYAQIVVNGKRKMAGSGNSPTCRNMEITDKPQITYNVMFEEGLGNQQKAKEDEGEPVVLLPAPHTQGRKVGKILQNISPKHIDDFRRSPIHSISNRADEDLGPRNTDNGHNSVLHSYRQIYRRKDTPANKEDHASYVDEGQIQANKLNRDGPSNTRDVQLEDFEEKIQTDSEDDILDDEFELTDSASHVSSQSDSTTNYEADGLDIKGLFSQDEKVELLQGPSILENTKPLVGKVLSCFQSSGFNHSFTLNSLFPASFCALGLSTGKLGEGRGGQSSSMIKQGTEGYANMGDERLPQLKVVTNLPDLGTVTTDVFGMSKSAGKLSRELVRLSCGINYENGSSSRGSRRCL; encoded by the coding sequence ATGATGTCACAGTCTGTTAAGACTACGGTGAGAGAGGAAATGGTGAAGATTGAGTTTAAATCGTTCTCCCTACAACTGGTGTATGGAGGCTCGATGATTCGTTGGTGTGAAAGAACAAGGAATGCTAGCTATATTTTGGTCTTAGATCGCGAGGAATCCAGATGGGTCAGCTCTATACTCAGACTTCTCATTCTCGAGCCACAGTCAAGCGTGGATTTTAACCGGTTTAGGGGCAGAAGTGCAACTATCATTGCCCAGCGTTTTGTTAACAGAAGAGGCCGGTTTTTAGAGATATCAAGATACAGTTCAACAGGGAAGAAGCAGAACATCATTGTACCAATTGGTCTAAAGGCTCTAGGGTGGATGAGGATATCGGATATCCTCATCAAATTACTGTCTGGGAAGTCACAGATATTGGTTCAAGAACCAAAAGTGTATGGTAAAGCTATCAACAGAGACAAAGCTACACAGAAGACGGTTCAGAAGGAAGACAGAAATCTCAGTCAAGAAGCAACCAAGGTTTCGGAGGTCAGCGATTGGCAAATTTCGGAGAGAGACTGGAATGGAGCCATCATCATCACTAAAGGCAGGGTCAACGTACTGTGGTCCCAAGTGGAAATGGTACTAGGGAAAGACGTCAAAAGAAGGATCGAAGTGCATCCGTTTCAAGCTAACAAAGCGGTTTGGTGGCCACAAGATTCAAAGGAACTCTCGCATTACATCAAATTGAGAAGAGGATTCTTCGATTATGGAGTGGCTTTAGATTTTGCGGAATGGAGGCCAGATATCAACGCAGCAGATTCAGTCATCAAGTGCTGTAATAGCTGGATTAAGGTTTCGGGGTTACCTTGGAACTTATGGACGCTGGATAACTTCAAAGCGATCGGGTCCCTTTGCGGGGGTCTACTGGAGGTTAGCATTGATACAAGGCGTCTCCGAGACCTTGGGGCGGCAAAGATTAAGGTCAAAGGAAACAGGGATGGGTTCATCAGAAACAGTCTTTCAATTCCTCTCAACGGGGTTAtcacagaaatcagaattagcACTCAAACTTTCGACAGCGAGGCCTACGAGATCTACGCAAAGCAGACATATGCTCAAATTGTGGTAAATGGTAAGAGGAAGATGGCAGGATCGGGGAATTCACCTACATGCAGGAACATGGAGATAACAGACAAGCCTCAAATCACCTACAATGTAATGTTCGAAGAAGGGCTGGGCAATCAGCAGAAGGCCAAAGAAGACGAAGGAGAGCCAGTCGTATTATTACCAGCACCTCACACTCAGGGCAGGAAGGTGGGAAAAATCTTACAAAACATCTCACCAAAACATATCGACGATTTCAGAAGATCTCCTATCCACTCTATATCCAACAGAGCAGACGAAGACTTGGGTCCTAGGAACACTGATAATGGTCATAATTCGGTTCTGCATTCTTATCGACAAATTTATCGCAGAAAAGATACACCAGCCAACAAAGAAGATCATGCTTCCTACGTGGACGAGGGACAAATCCAAGCAAATAAGCTGAACAGGGACGGACCTAGCAATACAAGGGACGTCCAACTCGAAGATTTCGAAGAAAAAATCCAAACCGATTCAGAAGACGATATACTGGATGATGAATTCGAGCTCACTGATTCGGCCAGTCATGTATCCTCTCAATCGGATTCAACTACCAATTATGAAGCAGACGGTTTGGACATCAAAGGGTTGTTCTCTCAAGATGAAAAAGTAGAGCTCCTCCAGGGGCCATCTATCCTCGAGAATACAAAACCCTTAGTGGGCAAGGTACTTTCATGTTTTCAATCTTCGGGTTTTAATCATTCCTTCACTCTCAATTCTCTTTTTCCCGCTTCTTTCTGTGCGTTGGGGTTGTCTACTGGGAAATTGGGGGAGGGGAGAGGGGGCCAATCAAGTTCAATGATCAAGCAGGGTACCGAGGGATACGCCAACATGGGTGATGAAAGGTTGCCGCAATTAAAAGTTGTGACAAATCTTCCGGACTTGGGCACTGTCACAACTGATGTTTTCGGAATGAGTAAATCAGCGGGTAAATTGAGCAGAGAGTTGGTTAGGTTGTCATGTGGGATTAATTATGAGAATGGATCATCTTCGAGGGGTTCACGCCGTTGTTTATGA